One window of the Cydia amplana chromosome 26, ilCydAmpl1.1, whole genome shotgun sequence genome contains the following:
- the LOC134659964 gene encoding uncharacterized protein LOC134659964 produces the protein MDTDLQSDLVLRLQGGGDGENSSPAEAGASTGHPKDGFRPFQDAQGRWVFHDEDVPPGTAVDSTRSPPKPARGLSERRQPVVRIERMPERVPSLGREEFFSPMRIDTGDLPGDGVFFSPVPTDGETAESDVSLTAQMAAGRKRQRSSGSDTGASPSGEASDLAERGKSASGPSKRGTGRQPSTARHAGLTKEKAKRRELELQTEEDLMAASKMVTLRRLARHPDSFGTTSGSDDEENRTVLALNQQVRDSLGLIKDVATKSKNLKGTYQRILKEAVAAIREAVGEMRGRTVSDETRRLAAENARLKAEMAELRKEMGDLRTSLGQRLEGTRQETTTSPAREQGDLERNIVAKVTEMMGTRLSALEEKLLPQQPTQVSSAPTPSKAGSSPPGHTPAPTNPAATTAKPQQPAAPRKAQEGKGRNKTKALLRTPRSAAVVLTLETGAEERGVTYGTLITEAKSKISLDGLGITGLRFRRAVTGAAILEIPGPDTTSGNQADSLAAKLRETLNVADVRISRPVKCAEMRISGLDDSVTEEELAAAVAKVGGCALEAVKVGRISRAPTGLGTAWARCPVAAAKKVAEGRLLVGWASANVKLLESRPLRCFRCLVPGHVRKGCTSEIDRSDQCYRCGQSGHRARDCTAAPHCTLCTAAGKSADHSAGSSTCAMGAKAPKRMSRKVTNKSGTPGVAAPLAAQEGPISNAPNDEVN, from the exons ATGGACACCGATTTGCAGAGTGATTTGGTATTGAGGCTGCAAGGAGGGGGTGATGGGGAGAATAGCAGTCCGGCGGAGGCAGGAGCCTCCACTGGCCACCCCAAGGATGGATTCCGACCATTTCAGGACGCCCAGGGGCGCTGGGTGTTCCATGATGAGGACGTGCCTCCGGGGACGGCGGTGGATTCTACACGCTCCCCACCCAAACCCGCTAGGGGGCTTAGTGAGAGACGGCAACCCGTAGTGCGAATAGAACGCATGCCAGAAAGGGTCCCCTCTCTTGGCAGGGAGGAGTTCTTCTCCCCCATGAGAATAGACACGGGTGACCTCCCTGGGGACGGAGTATTTTTCTCTCCGGTGCCAACCGACGGGGAAACCGCCGAATCCGACGTTTCGCTGACTGCCCAAATGGCCGCAGGACGGAAGAGGCAGCGAAGCAGTGGTAGCGACACGGGAGCATCGCCGAGCGGCGAGGCTTCCGATCTTGCGGAGCGAGGAAAGTCCGCCTCGGGGCCCTCCAAGCGAGGAACAGGCCGCCAACCATCCACGGCGCGCCACGCCGGGCTAACCAAGGAAAAGGCTAAGCGCCGGGAGCTCGAGCTGCAAACTGAAGAGGACCTGATGGCCGCGTCCAAAATGGTGACGCTAAGACGGCTTGCCCGCCATCCGGATTCGTTTGGGACGACAAGTGGGTCAGACGACGAAGAAAACCGCACTGTCCTGGCCCTAAACCAGCAGGTGCGTGATAGTCTGGGGCTTATCAAGGACGTGGCCACCAAGTCCAAAAACCTAAAGGGCACGTACCAACGAATCCTGAAGGAGGCTGTGGCTGCGATCAGGGAAGCTGTCGGTGAGATGAGGGGCCGGACTGTCTCcgatgagacgaggaggctcgcCGCCGAAAACGCTCGCCTTAAGGCGGAAATGGCCGAGCTCCGTAAGGAGATGGGCGACTTGCGCACTAGCCTTGGGCAGCGCCTCGAAGGGACGCGCCAAGAGACGACGACATCACCTGCTCGGGAGCAAGGTGACTTAGAGCGCAATATCGTGGCCAAGGTGACTGAAATGATGGGTACAAGGTTGAGCGCCCTGGAGGAGAAACTGCTCCCACAGCAACCTACTCAGGTGTCGTCTGCTCCCACACCTTCCAAAGCAGGAAGCTCTCCCCCCGGTCACACTCCAGCTCCTACCAACCCAGCGG CGACGACTGCGAAGCCGCAACAGCCGGCGGCACCGCGGAAAGCGCAAGAAGGGAAGGGTCGCAATAAGACCAAGGCGCTACTGCGCACCCCGCGGTCAGCCGCCGTAGTCCTCACCCTGGAGACGGGAGCAGAAGAGAGGGGCGTTACCTACGGAACGTTGATCACGGAGGCCAAGTCCAAAATTTCCCTGGATGGGCTCGGTATCACCGGTCTAAGGTTCCGTAGGGCAGTGACAGGGGCGGCAATCCTGGAGATCCCAGGCCCAGACACCACCAGCGGCAACCAAGCAGACTCTCTTGCTGCCAAGTTGAGGGAGACGCTTAATGTGGCCGACGTCCGCATCTCTAGGCCGGTAAAATGCGCGGAGATGCGCATTTCCGGCCTGGATGACTCGGTTACAGAGGAAGAGCTCGCCGCTGCCGTGGCGAAAGTTGGAGGGTGTGCCCTAGAGGCAGTGAAAGTTGGCCGGATCTCCCGCGCGCCAACAGGCCTGGGCACAGCGTGGGCTCGCTGCCCCGTAGCAGCCGCCAAGAAAGTGGCTGAGGGGCGACTCCTCGTCGGTTGGGCTTCGGCAAACGTGAAGCTGCTGGAGTCCCGACCCCTGAGGTGCTTCCGCTGCCTGGTGCCTGGCCATGTTAGGAAGGGGTGCACCTCAGAAATCGACCGCAGTGACCAGTGCTACCGATGCGGTCAATCTGGTCACCGGGCCAGGGACTGCACCGCCGCGCCCCACTGCACTCTGTGCACTGCAGCGGGCAAATCTGCTGACCACAGTGCCGGCAGCAGTACCTGCGCGATGGGGGCTAAAGCCCCAAAACGCATGTCCCGGAAGGTGACCAACAAATCAGGCACCCCTGGAGTGGCGGCGCCTCTGGCTGCACAAGAGGGCCCGATTAGCAATGCGCCAAATGACGAGGTCAACTAA